The Kwoniella shivajii chromosome 7, complete sequence genome includes a region encoding these proteins:
- a CDS encoding TIGR01456 family HAD hydrolase has product MVTLRSAWSVRRVVSTGVAQKRTLHAKTSPFPEKLAFAFDIDGVLKQGHHNVLPQAKRVLRLLSGADGRLPKPIPFLLITNGGGVPDEERRKALSEELGVELTENQLVQSHTPIKDYVDKYRENPVLIVGGKGESCRRVAESYGLKHAFIPQDIVAWKPSIWDRTELTEAERSFVRTEDFSNIPFSAALILHDTHDWGRDITLILDLLSSDKGIFGTRREGHNRADVKGDVELVFSNADVEWRSDWPIPRLGQGAFRLSLESVYKETTGLDLPYKQFGKPFKATYDFSELMLRRYLSSVGRDPKGPLNVYMVGDNPLSDIDGANRHGWSSILVRTGVFHDTHGEKPSHTPTIICDDVEKGVEWAIEQELRRGS; this is encoded by the exons ATGGTCACGTTGAGATCAGCATGGAGCGTGAGGCGGGTAGTATCCACTGGTGTGGCTCAGAAGAGAACTCTGCATG CCAAAACAAGCCCGTTTCCCGAAAAACTGGCATTTGCTTTTGACATT GATGGAGTGCTCAAGCAAGGTCACCATAATGTCTTACCTCAGGCGAAGAGAGTATTGAGATTGTTATCAGGGGCAGATGGAAGATTACCAAA GCCGATACCTTTCCTACTGATAACGAATGGCGGTGGTGTACCTGATgaagagaggaggaaagCTTTGTCAGAGGAATTAGGCGTCGAG TTGACTGAGAACCAATTGGTTCAAAGTCATACACCTATCAAAGATTACGTAGACAAGTATAGGGAAAATCCAGTATTGATTGTCGGTGGGAAAGGTGAAAGTTGCAGAAGAGTTGCCGAGTC GTACGGATTGAAACACGCTTTCATACCGCAAGATATCGTCGCTTGGAAACCTTCAATATGGGATAGGACGGAATTGACAGAAGCAGAAAGGAGCTTTGTAAGG ACAGAAGACTTTTCCAATATTCCATTCTCAGCTGCTCTGATTCTTCACGATACGCACGATTGGGGGAGGGACATAACCTTGATACTGGACCTATTATCATCGGATAAAGGGATATTCGGTACAAGGAGAGAAGGTCATAATAGGGCAGATGTGAAAGGTGATGTCGAATTGGTATTCTCAAATGCGGATGTCGAGTGGAGATC AGACTGGCCCATACCGAGATTGGGTCAAGGCGCATTCAGACTCTCCCTTGAAAGTGTATACAAG GAAACAACGGGACTCGATCTACCATATAAACAATTTGGGAAACCATTCAAAGCAACATATGATTTCTCGGAATTGATGTTAAGACGTTACCTATCTTCGGTAGGGAGAGATCCAAAAGGCCCTTTGAACGT GTACATGGTGGGCGATAATCCATTATCAGATATCGACGGAGCCAACAGACATGGTTGGTCATCGATATTAGTAAGGACAGGTGTTTTCCACGATACCCATGGTGAAAAACCGAGTCATACACCCACGATCATTTGTGATGATGTCGAAAAGGGAGTTGAGTGGGCCATCGAACAGGAATTGAGAAGGGGGTCATAA
- a CDS encoding cytoplasmic tRNA 2-thiolation protein 1, whose product MPPTPCSLCHTARALVKRPKTGQQVCKDCFFEVFETEVHNTIIEGKGIFERGEKVAIGASGGKDSTVLAHVLSVLNKRHNYGLDLFLLSIDEGITGYRDDSLETVKQNQVEYGLPLKILSYNELYGWTMDKIVEQVGRRNNCTFCGVFRRQALDRGAAQLNVDHIVTGHNADDIAETVLMNIMRGDIARLGRCTAVTTQSEDTIKRSKPFKYAYEKEIVMYAYFKKLTYFSTECIYSPDAYRGHARVFLKDLEAIRPSAIVDIIHSGESFVLEQSVQKGMKAMQTCLRCGYISSNDLCKACALLEGLEAGLDRSALRQTQDSSTAAPVGHRTIPMFERYSKVGIAQPTEGIEKGVQAVEIR is encoded by the exons ATGCCTCCAACTCCTTGCTCGCTGTGCCATACCGCCAGGGCTCTGGTGAAGAGACCGAAGACTGGTCAACAAGTTTGCAAAGACTGCTTCTTTGAGGTATTCGAGACTGAAGTACATAATACGATTATAGAGGGGAAAGGGATATTTGAGagaggtgaaaaagttgCTATAGGTGCAAGCGGTGGTAAAG ACTCGACTGTACTGGCTCATGTCTTGTCGGTATTGAACAAAAGACACAATTATGGATTGGACCTGTTCCTACTTTCCATCGATGAAGGTATTACAGGTTACAGAGATGATTCGTTAGAG ACTGTCAAGCAGAACCAAGTCGAATACGGTTTACCTTTAAAGATCCTATCGTATAATGAGCTGTATGGCTGGACTATGGACAAGATCGTGGAGCAGGTTGGAAGGAGAAACAATT GTACATTCTGCGGTGTATTCCGTAGACAAGCTCTTGATCGAGGTGCAGCTCAACTTAACGTAGACCATATCGTCACTGGTCACAATGCAGATGATATCGCTGAGACGGTATTGATGAATA TAATGCGCGGAGATATTGCTCGACTCGGCAGATGTACAGCTGTGACCACGCAATCTGAAGATACTATCAAACGAAGCAAGCCTTTCAAATACGCTTACGAGAAGGAGATCGTTAT GTATGCCTATTTCAAGAAGCTCACATACTTCTCAACTGAATGTATCTATTCTCCAGATG CTTATCGGGGTCACGCCCGAGTATTCCTTAAAGATCTCGAAGCAATTCGACCTAGTGCAATAGtcgatatcatccattcagGAGAATCCTTCGTGCTCGAGCAAAGTGTGCAGAAGGGAATGAAGGCGATGC AAACTTGCTTGCGATGTGGATATATCTCTTCGAACGATCTTTGC AAAGCATGCGCTTTGCTGGAAGGTTTAGAAGCAGGTCTAGATCGATCAGCCTTG CGACAAACCCAAGACAGTTCCACTGCTGCTCCGGTAGGACACCGCACCATTCCGATGTTTGAAAGATACAGTAAAGTTGGAATCGCTCAGCCCACCGAAGGCATCGAGAAGGGTGTTCAGGCTGTTGAAATCAGATAA
- a CDS encoding 6-phosphogluconolactonase — protein MPQSSAPPVLYSYKDVPSLTSSLANFILKAQTDAIKHRGVFTIALSGGSLPNNLKPLVDVKEIQWDKWQVFFADERIVPLDHPDSNYDGCAKAFLDLVPIKKEQIHTINTELFREQTRIDPTGEIKKEDEDEAENEAIEIADDYEKQLVSTFAGANAARYPTFDLILLGMGPDGHTCSLFPGHELLAENDRWVAEIQDSPKPPKRRITFTYQVLNHAFRCAFVAAGEGKQDMLSQILDKPEEGLPCSRVRPASPGLVFWFVDDAAAAKLKYPKTEYKWIDQATDDDPISLERQKMKKEMDAAVEAANHD, from the exons ATGCCTCAATCATCCGCACCACCGGTACTTTACTCCTACAAAGATGTACCCTCACTCACTTCCTCTCTCGccaatttcatcttgaaagCTCAGACCGACGCCATCAAACATCGAGGCGTGTTCACCATCGCTTTGTCAGGAGGATCATTACCTAACAACCTGAAACCGTTGGTCGATGTCAAAGAGATTCAATGGGATAAATGGCAAGTATTCTTCGCAGATGAAAGAATCGTCCCTTTAGATCATCCAGATTCAAACTACGATGGATGTGCCAAAGCTTTCTTGGATCTCGTACCTATCAAAAAAGAACAAATACATACCATCAACACAGAGTTGTTCAGAGAACAAACGAGAATCGATCCCAcaggagaaatcaagaaagaggatgaagatgaagctgaaaatgaagCGATTGAAATCGCAGATGATTATGAAAAACAATTAGTATCTACTTTTGCAGGTGCAAACGCAGCCAGATATCCTACTTTTGATTTAATATTATTGGGCATGGGTCCAGATGGTCATACTTGTTCTTTATTCCCCGGACATGAATTATTAGCGGAAAATGATAGATGGGTAGCGGAAATTCAAGACAGTCCAAAACCACCCAAGAGGAGAATCACTTTTAC ATACCAAGTTCTCAACCACGCTTTCAGATGCGCTTTCGTTGctgcaggtgaaggtaaacAAGATATGCTTTCTCAGATTTTAGATAaaccagaagaaggattaccTTGTTCTAGAGTAAGACCCGCTTC ACCCGGTCTTGTGTTCTGGTTCGTGGACGACGCAGCAGCTGCTAAGTTGAAATACCCAAAAACAGAGTACAAATGGATCGACCAAGCCACAGACGATGATCCAATCTCGCTCGAAAggcaaaagatgaaaaaggaaatggaCGCAGCTGTAGAAGCTGCCAATCACGACTAA